The sequence below is a genomic window from Streptosporangium lutulentum.
CCCCGGCCGAGGCCGTCCCCGCTCCCTCCGGCCGGGCCGCGTTCCCCTACGGCTCCGGCCAAGCTCACCCCCCACCCCGTCAGGAGTCCATCTCGCCATGCACCGGAAAGCTCGCATCCTCTTATCGACCATCGTCCTCGCCCTGGTGGGCGCCATGATCGCCGTGGCCCCGCCGGCGGTCGCGGCCACCACCACCTACCAGGCGGAGTCGGCGGCGCTGTCCGGCGGAGCGATCGTCGACACCGGGCACACCGGCTACACCGGCAGCGGATTCGTCGGCGGCTACACCGACGCCAACAAGGGCAACACCGCCACCACCTTCACGGTGAGCGCCGCCGCCGCCGGGCCCCGGGCCTTCTCCCTGCGCTACGCCAACGGCACCGGCGCGACCATGTCACTGTCGATCTACGTCAACGGCACCAGGATCCGGCAGACCGTCCTCCCCTCCCCCGGAGACTGGAACACCTGGGCGACCAAGGCGGAGACCCTCACCCTGCGGGCGGGCTCCAACACCGTCGCCTACCGCTTCGACACCACCGACCTCGGCAACGTCAACCTCGACAACATCGCGGTCACCGGAGCGAGCGACCCCACCGACCCGCCCACCGACCCGCCCGTCGGCCTGCCCTACCAGATGGAGACCGGTTTCCTGTCGGGCGGAGCCATCGTCGCCACCGCCGTCGGCGGCTTCAGCGGCACCGGGTACGCGAGCGGATTCACCACCGTGGGCGCCCGCGCCATCCGCACGGTCAACGTGGCCTCCGCGGGCAACGCCGTCACGACACTGCGCTACAGCAACACCACCGGCGGCGCGAAGACCCTGAGCACCTACGTCAACGGCCTCAAGACCGGCCAGATCACGCTACCCGCGGGCAGCGGCTGGCTCACGGCCACGCAGACGCTGCCGCTGCGCGCCGGCCTCAACCTGATCGGCTACCAGTACGACGCCGGCGACACCGGCGGCGTCGCCCTCGACGGCCTGAGCGTCGCCGGTGACCTCACGCTGAACACCCGCGGCGCCACCGTGCCCTACACCGAGTACGAGGCGGAGAACGGCTCGACCAACGCCACCGTCATCGGCCCCGACCGCACCTACCTCACCCTCGCCTCCGAGGCGTCGGGCCGCCGTGCGGTACGGCTCGACAGCACCGGCGAGTACGTCCAGATCACCCTGGCCAAGCCGGCCAACTCGATCGTCGTGCGCTACTCCATCCCCGACAACGCGGCCGGAACCGGCATCACCGCCCCGCTCGCGCTGTACGCGGGCGGCACGAAACTGCAGGACCTGTCCCTCTCCTCGGCCTACAGCTGGGTCTACGGCGAGTATCCCTACGGCAACGACCCCGCGGGCGGCAAGCCGCACCACTTCTTCGACGAGGTGCGCGCCCAGTTCCCCGCCCAGCCCGCGGGCACCGTGCTGAAGCTGCAGAAGGACGCCTCCTCCACCGCGGCCTCCTACGTGATCGACCTCGTCGACACCGAGCAGGTCGCCCCCGCGCTGACCGCTCCCGCCGGCCACCTGTCGATCACCGGCTACGGCGCGGTCGCCGACGACGCCGGCGACGACACCGCCGCGATCAACAGCGCCGTCGCGGCGGCACGCGCCCAGGGCAGGGGCGTGTGGATCCCGGCCGGCACGTTCGTCATCAACGCGCGCGTCAACCTCGCGGGCGTCAGCGTGCGCGGGGCCGGCCAGTGGCACACCACCGTCCGCGGCACCTCGGGCAAGGGCGGCTTCTTCGCCACCGGTTCGGGTGTCCAGATCGCCGACCTGACCATCTCCGGCGACGTGCGCTACCGCGACGACGCCAACTTCGACGCCGGAATCGAGGGGAACTTCGGCTCCGGCTCGCTGGTGCACAACGTCTGGATGGAACACGTCAAGGTCGGCATGTGGATCG
It includes:
- a CDS encoding CBM35 domain-containing protein, with translation MHRKARILLSTIVLALVGAMIAVAPPAVAATTTYQAESAALSGGAIVDTGHTGYTGSGFVGGYTDANKGNTATTFTVSAAAAGPRAFSLRYANGTGATMSLSIYVNGTRIRQTVLPSPGDWNTWATKAETLTLRAGSNTVAYRFDTTDLGNVNLDNIAVTGASDPTDPPTDPPVGLPYQMETGFLSGGAIVATAVGGFSGTGYASGFTTVGARAIRTVNVASAGNAVTTLRYSNTTGGAKTLSTYVNGLKTGQITLPAGSGWLTATQTLPLRAGLNLIGYQYDAGDTGGVALDGLSVAGDLTLNTRGATVPYTEYEAENGSTNATVIGPDRTYLTLASEASGRRAVRLDSTGEYVQITLAKPANSIVVRYSIPDNAAGTGITAPLALYAGGTKLQDLSLSSAYSWVYGEYPYGNDPAGGKPHHFFDEVRAQFPAQPAGTVLKLQKDASSTAASYVIDLVDTEQVAPALTAPAGHLSITGYGAVADDAGDDTAAINSAVAAARAQGRGVWIPAGTFVINARVNLAGVSVRGAGQWHTTVRGTSGKGGFFATGSGVQIADLTISGDVRYRDDANFDAGIEGNFGSGSLVHNVWMEHVKVGMWIDSGTDGLYVAGVRIRDTFADGVNIHANVRNTRFDQSAVRNTGDDGLAMFSQGSPVTNCAFTFNTVSLPLLANTVGVYGGNGNRVEDNLLSDTVTGSSGIAISTRFSPVPFSGTTSVQRNTLTRTGGFEPNWGAQLGALWIYADTADITAPVLVKDLTIVDSTYQAILLSYQKTITNLTLDHIAVSGAGGYAIEANAAGSATANHVTVTGAASGGLNNLTGYAFVRGQGNSGW